A portion of the Lysinibacillus timonensis genome contains these proteins:
- the thiE gene encoding thiamine phosphate synthase → MWMSLNLDKYFIMGTMNCQRDPLVVLEEALQAGITMFQLREKGENALTGEAYVQFARKCQNLCHDYKVPFLINDDVELALLLDADGIHVGQDDLNINMFRKRAENKIIGVSVHTMEELKQAVLSGADYVGIGPIFKTSSKTDAKPPAGVAFLKKARTEYPNLPIVAIGGISPSNSSLVREAGADGVAVISAISLSEDIRKTVSEI, encoded by the coding sequence ATGTGGATGTCGTTGAATCTCGATAAATATTTCATTATGGGTACGATGAATTGTCAGCGTGATCCATTAGTGGTGTTAGAAGAAGCATTACAAGCTGGTATTACGATGTTTCAATTAAGAGAAAAGGGTGAAAATGCTCTTACTGGGGAAGCCTATGTACAATTTGCACGTAAATGCCAAAATTTATGTCACGATTACAAAGTACCATTTCTAATAAATGACGATGTAGAGCTAGCCTTACTGCTTGATGCTGATGGAATTCATGTTGGCCAGGATGATTTAAATATTAACATGTTTCGTAAACGTGCAGAAAATAAAATCATCGGCGTTTCGGTGCATACAATGGAGGAACTAAAGCAGGCTGTCTTAAGTGGTGCAGATTATGTCGGGATTGGGCCTATTTTTAAAACATCATCAAAAACAGATGCAAAACCACCAGCAGGGGTTGCGTTTTTAAAGAAGGCAAGAACCGAATATCCGAACTTACCTATTGTAGCTATTGGGGGCATTTCACCATCAAACAGTAGCCTCGTACGTGAAGCGGGGGCTGACGGAGTTGCAGTTATTTCTGCAATCAGTCTAAGTGAGGATATAAGGAAGACGGTTAGCGAGATATAA
- a CDS encoding DUF6531 domain-containing protein: protein MKSLGEQEVHMVSTYVDIVLEWPYPLIRLDKLTIKHRGNDHARLYFTGIIAQEQAENYIQRVSNTDEIVVKFGRGQDILFSGRIENAELQAAQGVHYVTAEAVSFTANMDIVKRSRSFQDASMTYEQLMDTIVDAYPHGDYIDNASDDQAIGHISIQYMETDWAFIKRMASNLQAVVFPDLQGKGPRFWLGPPQSTKRVTIDHLPYQLRKDMDAYWLITENDGTHMNEADYIFCEFESTEAYELGTSVNLKGRTYIVTVREINLDGGVLKFQYTAQPERSIRQRLVRNLDFIGAAFTGKIIDVSQNTVKVHLDIDEKQDKEKAHWFAYSADANSVMYLMPQIGARVQLHFLSAVEEEAIVINSVRVDPVTSEGRQKASKKMADSTVKSLATNYGKDMTLGVGDITFSAVDGVLELKMDDGEGVTLLSDSTIMLAADETLEMGMKELSIEAEEWIAFSAKENSHVILAADTQLMSTIIHQEGIEKKSQPPKLNEEAIEATQKVDVIIPQKAEKKKEKKGWFSGFLDGVSLALDVAGFIPGVGAIADVANAGLSLARGDYEGAAMNLVGAVPGVGDAAKTAYKANKAVKAADKASDAAKAADKAADATLAVKGMKAAYDKVSKTLDTVTELANKGSKSVKTAADKVVKSMDEIAGVSKAVDGMKAMAKNALTDFNHKVLKKFNCTEGLSEKFCKYGFEPVDLITGRMVYEGVDFELPGPIPLSWERVWYSDSARIGLSGHGMHFKYDLALEIFEEEDLIGIVVPDGRAVGFPILPTNLPYFNKRERMSLTNTGEEYHLFEHDTRLIYVFEQTTETTYRLKAVKNEQDHQIQFAYNNQGYLSQVTDSVGRVLEVTTNVAGRMTEVALSEHREQKVLVRYEYNKEQDLVDIQDALGQSTVIKYNNHLMTQKIDRNGNSFFWRYDGPTTGARVIKTWGDGNVLAGELSYHDGYNEITNSLGHKSFYYFNEDNLCTKIVHPDGSEVSYEYNKDFELLQEVDEDGRVTTYSYDEWANPVTITLADSTLSYQYDEKDRLIQAVNAEGGSRQWIYNEDGTLQATILEDGTKTEYGYNEHRLINTVTNAQGHVVSLTYDKHLNLSKVTLPDGTSSTWEYDDRGNCIATTNPLGATEKFRYDHLNRLVHAKLSDGNDVQLQYDGYDDVVFAKDNYTQVTFDYTILGSLTSREQGGKKVRFAYDTEEQLTAVFNEKGEAYQFERDAKGNIIKEIGFDDMEKTYERSLAGLVQRIQRPGNRWTAYQHDNLGNVIRADYYDDTWETFTYDKNGMLLETANDHVTVKLERDASGQVIKEWQNDHWIESSYDELGNRSQITSSLGANITVARNEMGNVMQMTASHSDQAQWTASMQYNELGQEIERILPGDVISKWQYDITGRPTHHRVKSQNRDTRRRVYNWDVNHRLRSMVNELTGVKVTYGYDEFSNLVWANQDSQFDFLYRSVDDVGNLYETREKSDRVYGPGSRLLETKDAKFSYDEEGNLVEKVETNGDTWKYEYYGNGMMSKVIKPDKSEVTFKYDTLGRRVEKSSEEKMMRFVWDGNTILHEYDSQKDSAELVSENLVTWVFNDGFVPSAKITSEGHYSIISDYLGTPVEAYDGEGNIVWSAELDVYGRVKEFIGEKDFIPFRYQGQYDDVEIGLYYNRFRYYDPEQGNYTQIDLIGLAGNNPTLYGYVHDPNVCVDPYGLTRSTLTHYTTEKGLKGILESNAIRPSIGEKNARFGPGQYFTDISPDQIGSRTLKGLSEADIKLGKISQGQLAANIYGDARKLNSVSHFVVIDVTGLNVREPRPGTFIIDGVTDLDISKRVVNSGRTVCKA, encoded by the coding sequence ATGAAATCACTAGGAGAACAAGAAGTACATATGGTCAGTACTTACGTGGATATTGTACTTGAATGGCCCTATCCACTTATTCGTCTAGATAAGCTAACCATTAAACATAGGGGCAATGACCATGCAAGATTGTACTTTACTGGAATAATTGCTCAAGAGCAAGCTGAAAACTATATTCAACGGGTTAGTAATACAGATGAAATCGTTGTGAAATTTGGCCGGGGTCAAGACATATTATTCTCAGGAAGAATTGAAAATGCGGAGTTACAGGCAGCGCAAGGAGTGCATTATGTCACAGCTGAGGCTGTCTCGTTTACGGCAAATATGGATATTGTGAAGCGCTCGCGTTCATTTCAAGATGCAAGTATGACGTATGAGCAGTTAATGGATACCATTGTGGACGCCTATCCTCATGGGGATTACATCGATAATGCTTCTGACGATCAAGCGATTGGTCATATTTCGATTCAATATATGGAAACAGATTGGGCATTTATTAAAAGAATGGCATCCAATTTGCAAGCAGTTGTTTTTCCTGACCTACAAGGAAAGGGTCCTCGGTTTTGGCTTGGTCCACCTCAAAGTACGAAACGTGTAACGATCGACCATCTTCCCTATCAATTGCGTAAGGATATGGATGCGTATTGGTTAATTACTGAAAATGACGGCACACATATGAACGAAGCCGATTATATCTTTTGTGAGTTTGAAAGCACGGAAGCTTATGAGTTAGGTACATCGGTAAACCTAAAAGGAAGAACGTATATCGTAACGGTTCGGGAAATTAACCTTGACGGAGGTGTGTTGAAATTTCAATATACTGCTCAACCAGAGAGAAGTATTCGTCAGCGACTAGTACGCAATTTAGATTTCATTGGTGCAGCATTTACAGGAAAGATTATCGATGTTTCACAAAACACGGTCAAAGTCCATTTAGATATTGATGAAAAACAAGATAAAGAAAAAGCGCATTGGTTCGCTTATTCAGCAGATGCCAATAGCGTCATGTACTTAATGCCTCAAATAGGTGCACGTGTCCAATTGCACTTTCTAAGTGCCGTTGAAGAAGAAGCAATCGTCATCAACTCCGTACGCGTTGATCCAGTTACATCAGAGGGTAGGCAAAAAGCGTCGAAGAAAATGGCGGATTCTACCGTTAAGTCATTGGCAACCAATTATGGGAAAGACATGACATTAGGTGTGGGAGATATTACGTTCAGCGCGGTAGATGGGGTATTGGAGTTGAAAATGGATGATGGCGAAGGAGTTACACTTCTCAGTGACAGCACGATCATGCTAGCGGCGGATGAAACGCTCGAAATGGGAATGAAAGAGTTATCAATTGAGGCCGAAGAATGGATTGCCTTCTCAGCGAAGGAAAATAGTCATGTGATCCTTGCGGCTGATACCCAGTTAATGAGTACAATCATACATCAAGAAGGAATAGAGAAGAAAAGCCAACCGCCGAAGCTAAACGAAGAAGCGATCGAAGCGACGCAAAAAGTTGACGTCATCATCCCGCAAAAAGCAGAGAAGAAGAAAGAAAAGAAAGGCTGGTTTAGCGGTTTTTTAGATGGCGTAAGTTTAGCACTGGATGTCGCTGGGTTTATTCCTGGTGTCGGTGCGATTGCAGACGTTGCCAATGCAGGACTTAGCTTGGCACGAGGAGATTACGAAGGGGCAGCCATGAACTTAGTCGGCGCCGTTCCAGGTGTTGGTGATGCGGCTAAAACAGCCTATAAGGCCAACAAAGCGGTAAAAGCTGCGGATAAAGCAAGTGATGCCGCAAAAGCTGCAGATAAAGCCGCAGATGCAACATTAGCAGTTAAAGGAATGAAAGCGGCATATGATAAGGTATCCAAAACGTTAGATACAGTCACGGAACTCGCTAATAAGGGGTCGAAGTCCGTCAAAACGGCCGCAGATAAAGTCGTCAAATCGATGGATGAAATAGCTGGCGTCTCGAAGGCAGTAGATGGCATGAAAGCGATGGCTAAAAATGCTCTGACGGATTTTAATCATAAAGTACTAAAGAAGTTTAATTGTACAGAAGGGTTAAGTGAAAAGTTCTGTAAATATGGTTTTGAACCTGTAGATTTAATTACTGGGCGTATGGTTTATGAAGGTGTCGATTTTGAACTGCCTGGGCCAATCCCCCTTTCATGGGAACGAGTTTGGTACAGTGATAGTGCTCGTATCGGTTTGTCAGGTCATGGCATGCATTTTAAATATGATTTAGCTTTAGAAATTTTTGAAGAAGAAGATTTAATTGGAATTGTTGTACCTGATGGTCGCGCAGTCGGCTTCCCAATTTTGCCAACAAACTTACCATATTTTAATAAACGGGAAAGAATGTCGCTTACCAATACAGGTGAGGAATATCATTTGTTTGAGCATGATACTCGATTAATTTATGTATTTGAACAAACAACCGAGACAACGTACCGATTAAAAGCAGTGAAAAACGAACAAGATCATCAAATTCAATTTGCATACAACAATCAAGGCTACTTGTCTCAAGTAACTGACAGTGTTGGAAGAGTCCTTGAAGTTACAACAAATGTAGCAGGTCGAATGACAGAAGTCGCTTTGAGTGAGCACAGGGAACAAAAAGTACTTGTTCGTTATGAATACAATAAAGAACAAGATCTTGTCGACATCCAAGATGCATTAGGACAAAGTACGGTTATAAAATATAATAACCACTTAATGACACAAAAAATAGACCGCAATGGGAACTCCTTCTTCTGGCGATATGACGGCCCAACAACAGGGGCACGCGTAATTAAAACATGGGGCGATGGCAATGTGTTGGCAGGGGAGCTTTCTTATCACGACGGCTATAACGAAATTACAAATAGTTTGGGCCATAAAAGTTTTTATTATTTTAACGAAGACAATCTATGTACGAAAATCGTCCATCCAGATGGCAGTGAAGTCAGTTATGAATATAATAAAGACTTTGAATTACTGCAAGAAGTCGATGAAGACGGTCGTGTAACAACATACAGTTATGATGAATGGGCCAACCCAGTGACAATTACACTAGCAGACAGTACTCTGTCCTATCAATACGATGAGAAGGATAGACTCATTCAAGCTGTAAATGCTGAGGGCGGAAGTCGTCAATGGATTTATAATGAAGATGGGACATTACAAGCTACGATTTTAGAAGATGGCACGAAAACGGAATACGGCTATAATGAGCATCGATTAATTAACACCGTAACGAATGCACAAGGGCATGTGGTAAGCTTAACGTATGATAAGCATCTGAACTTAAGTAAAGTAACATTGCCAGATGGCACAAGCTCCACATGGGAGTATGATGATCGTGGAAATTGTATCGCAACGACGAACCCATTAGGAGCGACAGAAAAGTTCCGTTATGATCACTTAAATCGACTTGTCCACGCAAAGCTTTCAGATGGCAACGATGTCCAATTGCAGTATGATGGCTATGACGATGTTGTTTTTGCAAAAGACAATTATACGCAAGTGACTTTTGATTACACGATTCTTGGTAGCTTAACGTCCCGAGAACAAGGCGGGAAGAAAGTCCGATTCGCCTATGATACAGAAGAGCAGTTAACCGCTGTGTTCAACGAAAAAGGCGAAGCGTATCAGTTTGAACGGGATGCAAAAGGCAATATCATTAAAGAAATTGGCTTTGATGACATGGAGAAAACGTATGAACGAAGTCTAGCAGGACTCGTTCAGCGAATTCAACGACCAGGCAACCGCTGGACAGCCTACCAACATGACAATCTAGGAAATGTCATTCGAGCGGATTATTATGACGATACGTGGGAAACATTTACTTATGACAAAAATGGAATGTTGCTAGAAACGGCAAACGATCATGTGACCGTCAAGCTCGAGCGCGACGCATCCGGCCAAGTCATCAAGGAGTGGCAAAACGACCATTGGATTGAAAGTAGCTACGATGAATTAGGTAATCGTTCACAGATTACGAGTAGCTTAGGCGCAAACATTACAGTTGCGCGGAATGAAATGGGCAATGTCATGCAAATGACGGCTTCTCACTCCGACCAAGCCCAGTGGACAGCCTCCATGCAGTACAACGAACTAGGTCAGGAGATTGAAAGAATCCTACCGGGCGATGTTATTAGTAAATGGCAATATGATATTACAGGTAGACCAACACACCATCGAGTAAAGAGTCAAAACCGCGATACAAGAAGACGCGTATATAATTGGGATGTCAATCACCGCCTACGCAGCATGGTCAACGAGCTAACTGGTGTCAAAGTCACTTACGGATACGATGAGTTCAGTAACCTCGTATGGGCCAACCAAGACAGTCAATTCGATTTCCTATACCGCAGTGTAGACGACGTTGGCAATCTATACGAAACACGTGAAAAATCAGATCGTGTATACGGCCCTGGTAGTAGACTACTAGAAACGAAAGATGCGAAATTCTCTTATGATGAAGAAGGAAATCTAGTAGAGAAAGTCGAAACCAATGGGGATACTTGGAAGTACGAGTACTATGGCAATGGCATGATGTCAAAAGTCATCAAGCCAGATAAGTCGGAAGTAACTTTCAAGTATGACACGCTAGGTAGACGGGTAGAGAAGAGTTCTGAAGAGAAGATGATGAGATTCGTGTGGGACGGCAATACGATTCTACATGAGTATGATTCGCAGAAAGATTCGGCTGAACTAGTAAGTGAAAATCTAGTAACGTGGGTATTTAATGATGGCTTTGTCCCATCAGCAAAAATCACGAGTGAAGGTCATTACAGTATTATTAGTGACTATCTGGGAACACCTGTTGAGGCCTATGATGGGGAAGGTAATATAGTTTGGTCAGCTGAGCTTGATGTTTATGGTAGAGTGAAAGAGTTTATAGGTGAGAAAGACTTTATCCCGTTCCGTTATCAAGGGCAGTATGATGATGTCGAAATTGGATTGTATTATAACCGGTTCCGTTACTACGACCCAGAACAGGGGAATTATACACAGATTGACCTGATTGGGCTTGCTGGAAATAATCCGACACTGTACGGATATGTACATGATCCGAACGTTTGTGTGGATCCATATGGATTAACTCGTAGTACTCTTACTCATTATACCACTGAAAAAGGGTTAAAAGGAATTTTGGAAAGCAACGCTATTCGTCCATCCATTGGTGAAAAGAATGCTCGGTTTGGTCCTGGTCAGTATTTTACTGATATATCCCCTGATCAAATAGGAAGTAGAACTTTAAAGGGCTTATCTGAAGCTGATATAAAGTTAGGGAAAATATCTCAGGGACAATTAGCTGCAAATATTTATGGTGATGCTAGAAAACTAAATAGTGTATCCCATTTTGTGGTGATAGATGTTACGGGTTTAAATGTTCGTGAACCTAGACCAGGGACTTTTATTATTGATGGGGTAACGGATTTGGATATTTCGAAAAGGGTGGTTAATAGTGGTAGAACAGTATGTAAAGCATGA
- a CDS encoding phage baseplate assembly protein V, translating into MDRMNTNKFANLSLASNSAKITAGANQKESVNKVYKRSENGNQSGKETALTYKDIIVMPYNIRVHQIEITQQMNEHATLHLAGLIPSELEDTYVYTTDVETAIEVLQIDSNGQAIPIFNGLALDVQVKSVMNTYYLEVKAVSHTYLLDVKKKNQTYQNASMTYSELIDVCIADQKGADFNDCVTDGARLGTFTMQYLETDWEFLKRMASRFHTGLVPETVYPAPKFYFGVPYQAEVAKEIDAINYRIKKSIGNYLVSSENYLQGITDSDYMYYEVESIQPFKIGNEVTFQSRKLYVYKIFSTIKDGLFKHIYTLTPENGFRVRTTYNQAIIGASIQGKVIDISGDKIRIHVDFDVNQDKNTAYWFPYSTIYASEDNTGWYVMPELSDNVRIYFPSNREDEGIAISSVAKAPPQSGAMLAESSQTSLGGGQSSAAPSTDSRQDPGRMVDPDVKTLRTKHGKQILLAPDRIVISGGGLMITLMDDNGISIISDKNINLKATEKVVINAKQIMINAEEKIEMTCKENSIKMEDKMEIKGTEVRAN; encoded by the coding sequence ATGGACCGGATGAATACAAATAAATTTGCGAATCTTTCGTTGGCTAGTAACAGTGCAAAAATAACTGCTGGGGCAAATCAGAAAGAATCAGTAAATAAGGTATACAAAAGAAGCGAAAATGGCAATCAATCTGGGAAAGAAACAGCTTTAACTTATAAGGATATTATTGTGATGCCCTATAATATTCGTGTCCATCAAATAGAAATCACACAACAAATGAATGAGCATGCGACATTGCATTTAGCGGGCCTAATCCCAAGTGAACTCGAAGATACTTATGTATATACGACAGACGTGGAAACGGCTATTGAAGTATTGCAGATCGACAGTAATGGACAAGCTATTCCTATTTTTAATGGGCTGGCGTTAGATGTACAAGTGAAATCGGTCATGAATACCTATTATTTAGAGGTAAAAGCAGTTTCCCATACGTATTTGTTAGATGTGAAGAAGAAAAACCAAACCTATCAAAATGCAAGTATGACCTACAGTGAATTAATCGATGTCTGCATTGCCGACCAAAAAGGCGCAGATTTCAACGATTGTGTAACGGATGGAGCAAGACTTGGCACCTTCACGATGCAATATTTAGAGACGGATTGGGAATTTCTGAAACGAATGGCATCGCGATTCCATACAGGATTGGTGCCAGAAACGGTTTACCCAGCACCAAAGTTTTATTTCGGTGTACCGTATCAAGCTGAGGTTGCAAAGGAAATCGATGCCATCAATTATCGAATCAAAAAGTCAATCGGCAACTACCTGGTCTCTAGCGAAAATTATCTTCAAGGGATTACCGATAGTGACTACATGTACTATGAGGTTGAATCGATTCAACCATTCAAAATAGGAAATGAAGTGACTTTCCAATCAAGAAAACTGTATGTATATAAAATCTTCTCGACGATTAAAGATGGCTTATTCAAGCATATTTATACGTTAACTCCTGAGAACGGCTTCAGAGTCCGCACAACCTATAACCAAGCGATTATTGGTGCTTCTATTCAAGGAAAAGTAATTGATATTTCAGGCGATAAAATTCGTATTCACGTCGATTTCGATGTGAATCAAGATAAAAATACTGCTTACTGGTTCCCGTATTCAACGATTTATGCCTCAGAGGACAATACAGGTTGGTATGTGATGCCAGAGTTATCCGATAATGTAAGAATTTACTTCCCAAGCAATCGTGAGGATGAAGGGATTGCGATTAGTTCAGTAGCAAAAGCGCCTCCACAATCCGGTGCGATGTTAGCAGAAAGCAGTCAAACAAGCCTAGGCGGTGGCCAATCAAGTGCAGCACCATCAACGGATAGTCGCCAAGACCCAGGGCGGATGGTGGACCCAGATGTCAAAACACTCCGAACAAAGCACGGGAAACAAATTCTACTAGCACCCGATCGTATTGTCATATCTGGTGGAGGATTAATGATAACACTTATGGATGACAATGGCATATCCATTATAAGTGATAAAAATATTAACTTAAAAGCAACAGAGAAAGTCGTCATCAATGCGAAACAAATTATGATTAACGCAGAGGAGAAAATTGAGATGACTTGTAAAGAAAACTCCATCAAGATGGAAGACAAAATGGAAATTAAAGGTACAGAAGTACGAGCAAATTAG
- the thiD gene encoding bifunctional hydroxymethylpyrimidine kinase/phosphomethylpyrimidine kinase, translated as MITLTIAGSDSGGGAGIQADIKTFQELGVFGTSVITALTAQNTLGVHDIFPTTVQFVEAQLKAVLEDFNVKAIKTGMLFNSEIIECVATILKTSDLPLIVDPVMIAKGGASLLQQDAIQALKTKLLPIATVCTPNIPEAEVISGRSIKTEQDLFLAAQDILSIGVQCVVMKGGHLASDKAIDVVFIKGEVPFVLETNRFETKHTHGTGCTFSAAVTAEIAKGKSLQQAILEAKKFVQLAISNPLNIGHGFGPTNHFAYRQFEGKCDVDVVESR; from the coding sequence ATGATTACACTAACGATAGCGGGTTCAGACAGTGGAGGCGGAGCAGGCATACAGGCAGATATTAAAACGTTTCAAGAGCTCGGTGTATTTGGTACAAGTGTAATCACTGCTTTAACAGCCCAAAATACGTTAGGTGTACATGATATTTTCCCAACCACTGTACAATTTGTAGAAGCGCAATTGAAGGCGGTTCTAGAAGATTTTAATGTTAAGGCAATTAAAACGGGCATGCTATTTAACTCGGAGATTATTGAATGTGTCGCTACTATACTTAAAACTAGCGACTTACCTCTAATTGTGGACCCTGTGATGATTGCCAAGGGCGGTGCTAGCTTACTTCAACAAGATGCAATACAAGCCCTTAAAACTAAACTACTACCAATTGCAACTGTTTGTACACCGAATATACCAGAAGCCGAGGTCATAAGTGGTCGGTCTATTAAAACGGAACAAGATCTATTTCTAGCTGCTCAAGATATTCTCTCCATTGGTGTACAGTGTGTCGTTATGAAAGGTGGCCATTTAGCTAGTGACAAGGCGATTGATGTCGTGTTTATAAAAGGAGAGGTTCCTTTTGTCCTAGAAACGAACCGATTTGAAACTAAACACACGCACGGAACAGGCTGTACATTTTCAGCAGCAGTAACAGCAGAAATAGCGAAAGGAAAATCCTTGCAACAAGCTATTTTGGAAGCGAAAAAGTTTGTTCAGTTGGCCATAAGCAACCCGTTAAATATTGGGCATGGCTTTGGTCCAACGAATCATTTTGCCTATCGTCAGTTTGAGGGGAAGTGTGATGTGGATGTCGTTGAATCTCGATAA
- a CDS encoding DUF4280 domain-containing protein, translated as MAQIVENLETESSGEEQFSYVVHGAIISCEHGSHLNYLNLPQDHGVYIKGKAVMNVGDRSPENIPTFGVCLKLKKPCTPVCSLDWIDGMETVHIEGKQALLNRCHNQCSAGGGKIDIVHDGQEDLSIPKQGF; from the coding sequence ATGGCTCAAATTGTGGAAAATTTGGAGACTGAAAGTTCAGGTGAGGAGCAATTTAGTTATGTAGTACATGGAGCAATCATTTCTTGTGAGCATGGCAGCCATCTGAATTATTTAAACTTGCCGCAAGATCATGGTGTATATATTAAAGGGAAAGCTGTCATGAATGTAGGGGATCGAAGTCCTGAAAACATCCCTACATTCGGTGTCTGCTTGAAATTGAAAAAACCGTGTACACCAGTTTGTTCCCTAGATTGGATCGATGGGATGGAAACTGTTCATATAGAAGGAAAACAAGCGTTATTAAATCGCTGTCATAATCAATGCTCTGCAGGTGGAGGGAAAATCGATATTGTCCATGACGGCCAAGAGGATTTGTCTATACCGAAACAAGGTTTTTAA
- the thiM gene encoding hydroxyethylthiazole kinase yields the protein MSLQKINQQKPLVHCITNYVVANFTANGLLAIGASPVMADAVEEAAEMASISNALLLNIGTLNEQTINSMILAGKSANAKNIPIVLDPVGAGATSFRLNTTMELLQQLKVNLIRCNVGELAAIAGISWMAKGVDSGVGELDVAETAMRVANQYNCYVIVTGEQDVITDGNRLEWIVGGHEKVTKVTGSGCLLSALCAAELASCENAFDDLANLLRDYKQASVNAYSTIGTFHMNFLNQLEYLAEGHQ from the coding sequence ATGAGCCTACAAAAAATTAATCAACAAAAACCTTTAGTGCATTGTATAACGAACTATGTCGTGGCGAATTTTACAGCAAATGGCTTACTTGCAATAGGCGCTTCACCTGTAATGGCCGATGCAGTTGAAGAGGCGGCGGAGATGGCATCCATATCGAATGCACTGTTATTAAATATCGGCACATTAAATGAACAGACAATAAACTCAATGATTCTAGCAGGAAAAAGTGCAAATGCGAAGAACATTCCTATCGTTTTAGACCCCGTTGGTGCTGGGGCAACGAGTTTTCGATTAAACACAACAATGGAGTTATTACAACAACTTAAAGTGAATTTAATTCGTTGTAATGTCGGAGAACTTGCGGCGATCGCAGGTATTTCTTGGATGGCAAAAGGTGTTGATAGTGGTGTTGGTGAACTAGATGTAGCTGAAACGGCAATGCGTGTTGCAAACCAATATAATTGTTATGTAATTGTAACAGGTGAGCAAGATGTGATTACAGATGGTAACAGATTAGAATGGATAGTTGGTGGTCATGAAAAGGTAACGAAAGTGACAGGAAGTGGCTGTCTGTTAAGTGCCTTATGTGCAGCAGAACTCGCTAGCTGTGAAAATGCATTCGATGATCTTGCGAATCTTCTTCGTGATTATAAGCAAGCGAGTGTAAATGCATATTCAACGATTGGGACATTCCATATGAACTTTCTAAATCAACTTGAATATTTAGCGGAGGGTCATCAATGA
- a CDS encoding pentapeptide repeat-containing protein, whose amino-acid sequence MKREEALQHFMDECVSVHVGRILEKVDQQFRQEKETLLQSIIHSLAQLFDNIRGQQEQEVLPPVAFIHLSLLRTSLLENKCTYLLEAYGEKWYYDLTECTAQFEAKWLSEAMGELQKTLEIERKPYIIIQTADIRRIIQQTVNVFHQYIIQLVRYLFRYQKESVPEMNFQRAACLRFRVGEYKGFSEDVAIFDDRERVEENVVSWLEEKEANKDYTFENFSNLPLRHKDFTQMDFSYADFGGSDLEGALLKQSVCVGTSFVDCQLSNVDFSYAVIQDADFRNANLVGANFTHAKGKTMRLSSGEVACYLGTDFRNANLENARFEFAQITGAHFAGANLKGATFFKRDQHKVQLSPDQIKDIHWIS is encoded by the coding sequence ATGAAACGAGAAGAAGCATTACAGCATTTTATGGATGAATGTGTGTCAGTTCATGTCGGCCGGATACTAGAGAAGGTGGATCAGCAGTTCCGCCAAGAGAAGGAAACGTTACTGCAGTCAATCATACATTCACTTGCACAGCTGTTTGACAATATTAGAGGCCAGCAAGAACAGGAAGTGTTACCGCCAGTAGCCTTTATTCATCTATCGTTGCTACGAACATCTTTACTAGAAAACAAGTGTACTTATTTGCTAGAAGCTTATGGTGAGAAATGGTATTACGATTTGACAGAATGCACGGCACAGTTTGAAGCAAAATGGCTCAGTGAGGCAATGGGAGAGTTACAAAAAACCCTAGAAATTGAAAGAAAGCCGTATATCATCATTCAAACAGCTGACATTCGTCGCATCATTCAACAAACAGTGAACGTATTTCATCAGTATATCATTCAATTAGTGCGCTATCTCTTTCGCTATCAAAAAGAGAGTGTACCTGAAATGAATTTTCAACGGGCAGCGTGCTTGAGATTTCGTGTTGGTGAATATAAAGGATTTAGTGAAGATGTTGCAATCTTTGATGATCGGGAACGGGTGGAAGAAAATGTTGTCTCATGGTTGGAGGAAAAAGAGGCGAACAAAGACTATACGTTTGAAAATTTCTCAAATCTACCATTACGGCACAAGGATTTCACCCAAATGGACTTTTCCTATGCGGATTTTGGCGGCAGTGACTTAGAAGGTGCTTTATTGAAACAAAGTGTTTGCGTTGGTACTAGTTTCGTAGATTGTCAGTTATCTAATGTAGACTTTTCTTATGCTGTCATTCAAGACGCGGATTTTCGAAATGCCAACTTAGTAGGCGCTAATTTTACTCACGCAAAGGGAAAAACGATGAGGCTTTCAAGTGGTGAAGTGGCGTGCTACCTAGGCACTGATTTTCGAAACGCGAATTTGGAAAATGCTAGGTTTGAGTTTGCCCAAATTACTGGTGCCCATTTTGCAGGCGCAAATTTAAAAGGGGCTACCTTCTTTAAACGAGACCAACATAAGGTTCAGCTTAGCCCAGACCAAATAAAAGATATTCATTGGATTAGTTAA